From one Suicoccus acidiformans genomic stretch:
- a CDS encoding amino acid ABC transporter ATP-binding protein, with the protein MAFQLTNVSKSFGEQEVIQNYSLSIDSGEIVIVLGESGSGKTTLLRMINNLETVDTGSITLDGASLVIDGEYQSTAAIQDYQHKMGLVFQDYNLFSNLTVEENLMLAPLSNGFGTREELASKADQLLKQMGVPDKQTSKPSQLSGGQKQRVAIARAMMMEPSMLCFDEPTSALDENTVEKVAELIKSLAKNGMKILIITHDTGLVSLMEEVRVVRSEEFKA; encoded by the coding sequence ATGGCTTTTCAATTAACAAATGTATCCAAGAGCTTTGGTGAACAAGAAGTCATCCAAAACTACAGTCTGTCGATTGACTCGGGCGAGATTGTCATTGTCTTAGGCGAATCAGGTAGTGGTAAGACAACCTTGCTACGCATGATTAATAACTTAGAAACCGTAGACACTGGTTCAATCACTTTAGACGGCGCTAGCTTGGTCATTGACGGTGAATATCAAAGTACAGCTGCTATTCAAGACTACCAACACAAGATGGGCTTAGTATTTCAAGACTATAATTTATTCAGCAACTTGACGGTCGAAGAAAATCTAATGTTAGCACCCTTATCGAACGGTTTCGGGACTCGTGAAGAATTAGCGTCTAAAGCAGATCAACTCTTAAAGCAAATGGGCGTACCAGATAAACAAACATCGAAGCCATCCCAGCTTTCCGGTGGCCAAAAACAAAGGGTTGCGATTGCGCGAGCGATGATGATGGAACCAAGTATGCTTTGCTTTGACGAACCGACGTCTGCTCTTGATGAGAATACTGTTGAGAAAGTGGCAGAACTAATTAAGTCACTTGCTAAGAATGGGATGAAGATTCTGATTATCACCCATGATACAGGCTTGGTGAGTCTTATGGAAGAAGTCCGCGTTGTGCGTTCAGAGGAATTTAAAGCCTAG
- a CDS encoding septation ring formation regulator EzrA — MTFTDILFIIVILFVVVLGVVYYFKTQRNKEINELDDRKAILMDTSVPDHLFTLKNMDLSGQTKRQYESLNASWQTVTNFQMAEIDATLVGADQYTEQMNLVKAKSAIDEAREILEEVEAQVANLETGVEALLEVPEANRERHEAYLERYNEARKSINNHSFDYGPAIEILEKNLQYLELNFTRYNELTSEGDYLEAEGMLDTIEADLSSLEDILVKIPKMYDTIKNDYEDSLEDLRTGYQRMVDSSYNFEGMDILEEIEQIQERLNEAKQQIKQADLADAQTEMDKADREIDSLYDFMEAEIAAKEFVNSHINQLKQKFEDVQEHLRYASIEVDRIEQSYILHENEVEQVANLSQQLHKELERFQAIAHELDAKEAVYTKVSDQLRKIDKRLDEIDKEQQVIIDRLSKLTSREKEAKVNLDLFELELRNLKRDIEKHHLPGLTEGYYAKFYQVTDQIEHLSQQLNRVRVDMLEIEQLERQLEENLAKLETMTETIVDSATLTEYMIQHSNRFRFEYPEMDEAIREAEYLFYDEYQYEESLNVIERALRRVDQDGPTQVRRMYHQEKQRGYY; from the coding sequence ATGACATTTACAGATATATTATTTATTATCGTAATCCTTTTTGTCGTTGTGTTAGGTGTGGTTTATTACTTTAAGACACAGCGGAATAAGGAGATAAACGAATTAGACGATCGTAAGGCCATCTTAATGGATACCTCAGTGCCGGATCACCTATTCACTCTCAAGAATATGGATTTATCAGGACAAACGAAACGGCAGTATGAGAGCTTGAATGCGAGCTGGCAGACGGTAACTAATTTCCAAATGGCGGAAATTGATGCGACCTTAGTCGGTGCCGACCAGTATACGGAGCAGATGAATCTAGTTAAGGCTAAAAGCGCAATTGATGAAGCACGTGAAATTCTTGAAGAAGTCGAAGCCCAAGTTGCTAATCTTGAAACAGGCGTTGAAGCCTTATTAGAAGTTCCTGAAGCTAACCGTGAACGGCATGAAGCCTACTTAGAGCGTTACAATGAAGCACGTAAGAGTATTAATAATCACAGCTTTGATTATGGACCAGCCATTGAAATTCTTGAGAAGAATTTACAATACTTAGAACTGAACTTCACACGCTATAATGAACTTACGTCTGAAGGAGATTATCTTGAAGCAGAAGGGATGCTCGATACAATCGAAGCGGACTTATCTAGTCTTGAAGATATTCTTGTGAAGATTCCGAAGATGTATGATACGATTAAGAATGACTATGAAGATTCGCTTGAAGATTTGCGGACAGGTTATCAACGGATGGTAGATAGTTCTTACAATTTCGAAGGGATGGATATTCTTGAAGAAATTGAACAAATTCAAGAACGCTTAAATGAAGCTAAGCAGCAAATAAAACAGGCAGACTTAGCCGATGCCCAGACCGAAATGGATAAGGCCGACCGTGAAATTGATTCCCTGTATGATTTTATGGAAGCAGAAATAGCTGCTAAGGAATTTGTTAATTCGCACATTAATCAGCTGAAGCAGAAATTTGAAGATGTTCAAGAACATCTGCGCTATGCTAGTATTGAAGTGGATCGGATTGAACAAAGCTATATCCTTCATGAGAATGAAGTAGAACAAGTAGCTAATTTAAGCCAACAATTACATAAAGAACTTGAGCGTTTCCAAGCTATTGCCCATGAATTAGATGCTAAAGAAGCAGTCTATACAAAGGTATCTGATCAACTTCGTAAAATAGACAAACGACTTGATGAAATAGATAAGGAACAACAAGTGATTATTGATCGCTTATCTAAATTAACAAGTCGCGAGAAAGAAGCAAAAGTAAATCTTGATTTATTTGAATTAGAATTACGCAACTTAAAACGCGATATTGAAAAACATCATCTACCTGGCTTGACCGAAGGTTATTATGCCAAGTTCTACCAAGTGACTGATCAAATTGAGCACTTATCTCAACAGTTGAATCGTGTTCGGGTAGATATGCTTGAAATTGAGCAACTCGAACGCCAGTTAGAAGAGAATCTTGCGAAATTAGAGACCATGACTGAAACGATTGTTGATAGTGCGACTTTAACTGAATATATGATTCAGCATAGTAATCGTTTCCGCTTTGAATATCCAGAGATGGATGAAGCGATTCGCGAAGCTGAGTATTTATTCTATGATGAATATCAATATGAAGAGTCATTGAACGTTATTGAACGGGCCCTTCGTCGTGTAGATCAAGACGGACCGACCCAAGTTCGCCGGATGTATCATCAAGAGAAGCAACGCGGATACTATTAA
- the rpsD gene encoding 30S ribosomal protein S4: MSRYTGPSWKQSRRLGISLTESGKELQKRPFPPGQHGNGRRGSLSEYGLQLQEKQKLRFMYGLNERQFATLFKRAGKMEGKHGENFMILLETRLDNLVYRLGFASTRRQARQLVNHGHITVDGKRVDIPSYLVEPEQVIGLREKSENLAIVKDNLEGVVSRLEFISYDENAKEGKMTRLPERSELNAEIDESLVVEYYNKLA, translated from the coding sequence ATGTCTAGATATACAGGACCATCTTGGAAACAATCTCGTCGTTTAGGTATTTCATTAACAGAATCAGGTAAGGAGCTTCAAAAACGTCCATTCCCACCAGGACAACATGGTAATGGCCGTCGTGGCAGCTTATCTGAATACGGTCTACAATTACAAGAAAAGCAAAAATTACGCTTCATGTATGGTTTAAACGAACGTCAATTCGCAACCTTGTTCAAGAGAGCAGGGAAGATGGAAGGGAAACATGGTGAGAACTTCATGATCCTTCTTGAAACACGTTTGGATAACTTAGTTTACCGCTTAGGTTTCGCTTCAACACGCCGTCAAGCGCGTCAATTAGTAAACCATGGTCATATTACTGTGGATGGCAAACGTGTTGATATTCCATCTTACTTAGTTGAGCCCGAACAAGTTATCGGTTTACGTGAGAAATCTGAAAACTTAGCAATCGTTAAAGATAACTTAGAAGGCGTTGTATCACGCTTAGAATTCATCTCTTACGATGAGAACGCTAAAGAAGGCAAAATGACTCGCCTACCTGAGCGTAGTGAATTGAATGCTGAAATCGATGAGTCGCTAGTTGTTGAGTACTACAACAAATTAGCTTAA
- a CDS encoding ABC transporter permease subunit (The N-terminal region of this protein, as described by TIGR01726, is a three transmembrane segment that identifies a subfamily of ABC transporter permease subunits, which specificities that include histidine, arginine, glutamine, glutamate, L-cystine (sic), the opines (in Agrobacterium) octopine and nopaline, etc.) gives MKWRRWVLVLCMLLGLSAPGWVSAQEEVVINPAEPLIIGLDPTFAPYGYEENGEMKGFDIEIAAEVFDEMGMEYKFQPIDWGMKEQELYNGNIDMIWNGYSVSPERKQQVAFSKPYIEGRVGILVREDSDIRTKADLAGKVVATQEGSSQLEAIQADEAFIESIGELVTFSSFNEVLAELESGRADAIVIAELVTRYYFTQNGQGEHYRMLEEDFGVTETAVGFRKSDTAFVEEFDAALDKVMASDAYDESYNRWFAEIGGDSSESQSRDYWGPLFEGLKTTIFFFVVTLVLSIPLGLLIALLEQSGPRWFKAVVQVYVYIFRGSPLLLQLMIIYFGLPFIGFTPDRVESALFTMVINYAAYLVEIFRGGLNSIPEGQYEALRVLSIDRWTGLRRVIIPQLWKIVMPSVGNEVISLVKDTSLVYILGLNELLKAGRALSTQYASLVPYLNVGIIYLVFTGIVTLCLRYIERRIQD, from the coding sequence ATGAAATGGCGTAGATGGGTATTAGTATTGTGTATGCTTTTGGGTTTAAGTGCACCAGGGTGGGTGAGTGCTCAAGAGGAAGTTGTGATTAATCCGGCTGAACCCTTGATTATTGGTTTAGATCCGACATTCGCTCCCTATGGCTATGAAGAGAATGGTGAGATGAAGGGCTTCGATATTGAAATTGCTGCTGAAGTCTTCGATGAAATGGGTATGGAGTATAAGTTCCAACCGATTGATTGGGGAATGAAAGAGCAGGAGTTATATAATGGCAATATCGATATGATTTGGAATGGGTACTCTGTGAGTCCCGAGCGTAAACAGCAAGTCGCCTTCTCCAAGCCTTATATTGAAGGAAGAGTCGGTATACTCGTCCGTGAAGATAGTGATATTCGAACAAAGGCAGATCTGGCTGGCAAAGTTGTTGCAACACAGGAAGGTTCCTCTCAATTAGAGGCGATTCAAGCTGACGAAGCTTTCATTGAGAGTATTGGGGAACTGGTGACCTTTTCTTCTTTCAACGAAGTATTAGCAGAATTAGAATCTGGTCGGGCGGATGCAATTGTCATCGCAGAGCTTGTGACCCGCTATTATTTCACCCAGAATGGCCAAGGCGAACATTACCGAATGCTTGAGGAAGATTTCGGTGTGACCGAAACAGCGGTTGGCTTCCGCAAGTCGGACACAGCCTTTGTAGAAGAGTTCGATGCAGCTTTAGACAAGGTCATGGCTTCAGATGCTTATGATGAAAGTTATAATAGATGGTTTGCTGAAATTGGCGGCGATTCATCTGAAAGTCAAAGTCGTGATTATTGGGGGCCACTTTTCGAAGGGTTGAAGACGACCATCTTCTTCTTTGTTGTTACGTTAGTCTTGAGTATTCCCTTGGGGCTTTTGATTGCGCTTCTGGAACAAAGTGGACCGCGTTGGTTTAAAGCTGTAGTACAAGTCTATGTCTATATCTTTAGGGGTTCACCGCTTCTCTTGCAACTGATGATTATTTACTTTGGTTTGCCTTTTATCGGCTTTACCCCGGACCGTGTTGAGTCTGCTTTATTCACAATGGTAATTAATTATGCAGCTTACTTGGTAGAAATATTCCGCGGGGGCTTGAATTCTATTCCAGAAGGACAATATGAAGCTTTACGAGTTCTCTCCATTGACCGCTGGACCGGGCTTAGACGCGTTATCATTCCACAATTGTGGAAGATTGTGATGCCTTCCGTTGGGAATGAGGTCATTAGCTTAGTTAAGGATACATCCCTAGTATATATCTTAGGCTTAAACGAATTACTCAAAGCAGGGCGCGCTTTATCAACTCAATATGCAAGTCTTGTGCCTTACTTAAACGTTGGAATTATTTACTTAGTCTTTACCGGAATTGTAACCTTATGCTTACGTTATATCGAACGACGCATTCAAGATTAG
- a CDS encoding NUDIX hydrolase, which yields METDQAFIPFMQDSLLKASRQVYDGAILQLYVNELELETGQVVQRELIHHLPAVGILASQGNQVLLVEQHRAATATKMLEIPAGIIDFEAGQLEQAELAARRELEEETGYQAERWRYLGEYYVTPGYNDERILFYQAEQLSEVAEPLSQDDDENVTAAWYEREAVLAMLEANDIKDMKTVLALQYWINQKE from the coding sequence ATGGAAACAGATCAAGCATTTATTCCCTTCATGCAAGACTCTTTACTCAAAGCAAGTCGCCAGGTGTATGATGGAGCTATTCTGCAATTGTATGTCAATGAATTAGAGCTCGAAACAGGTCAAGTAGTTCAACGAGAGTTAATCCATCACCTGCCTGCGGTGGGAATTTTGGCAAGTCAAGGAAATCAAGTATTGTTAGTCGAACAACATCGCGCAGCTACTGCGACAAAGATGCTAGAAATTCCAGCAGGCATTATCGATTTTGAAGCGGGGCAATTGGAGCAAGCGGAGCTGGCTGCCCGACGTGAATTGGAAGAGGAGACAGGTTATCAGGCGGAACGTTGGCGTTATTTAGGCGAGTATTATGTGACCCCTGGTTATAACGATGAGCGTATACTCTTCTATCAGGCCGAGCAATTAAGTGAAGTAGCTGAGCCATTAAGTCAAGATGACGATGAGAACGTTACTGCTGCTTGGTATGAGCGTGAAGCGGTGTTGGCCATGTTGGAAGCGAATGACATTAAAGATATGAAGACGGTCTTAGCGCTACAGTATTGGATTAATCAGAAGGAGTAA
- a CDS encoding toxic anion resistance protein has product MYEQDNLQTDPLKNSAIDDLLADPFGTQSQPQANSIHESLQDATILSQKNFTSEKLIERLPEHRKEQAHNLAKQIDETNSQAIIAYGSNAQKKLSEFSHSMLNEIRIKDTGEIGDTLTGLMKHLEDNRPEDLQGNQNFIQRIFNRGKRSITEIQLQYQQLGAQLDKVSIRLEREKDQLLNDNLMLEQFYEKNKDYFEALNVYIAAAEVKMEELQTETIPEAIETAKASQSQMDVQKVNDLNQFLDRLDKRTHDLRLTRQMTIQQAPQIRMIQNTNQALAEKIQVSVHTAIPLWENQIMIALSLLRQEKAATTQKAVTDTTNDLLLKNSEMLKQGSLDVAREAERGIIDIETLKQTQNNLLTTLQETMDIQAEGRAQRRQAEIELSQMEDELRDTLLEIANEQKAQQMRESE; this is encoded by the coding sequence ATGTATGAGCAAGATAATTTACAAACAGATCCTTTAAAGAATTCAGCCATCGATGACCTCCTGGCAGATCCTTTCGGTACCCAAAGTCAGCCACAAGCTAACAGCATCCATGAATCTTTGCAAGATGCAACTATTCTCTCACAAAAGAATTTCACTAGCGAAAAACTCATCGAACGCTTGCCAGAGCATCGCAAAGAACAAGCCCACAATTTAGCCAAGCAAATCGATGAGACAAACTCTCAAGCAATTATTGCCTATGGATCGAACGCCCAAAAGAAACTGAGTGAGTTCTCACATAGCATGCTGAATGAAATACGCATCAAAGATACGGGCGAAATTGGTGATACCCTGACTGGTTTAATGAAGCACTTAGAAGACAATCGACCAGAAGACCTCCAAGGAAATCAGAATTTCATCCAACGTATCTTCAACCGAGGTAAGCGCTCCATTACAGAAATTCAATTGCAATATCAGCAACTCGGCGCACAACTCGATAAGGTGAGTATTCGCTTAGAGCGCGAGAAAGATCAATTACTCAACGATAATCTAATGCTCGAACAGTTCTATGAGAAGAACAAAGACTATTTCGAGGCCCTCAATGTCTATATCGCAGCAGCGGAAGTTAAGATGGAAGAATTACAAACTGAAACGATTCCAGAAGCTATCGAAACGGCTAAGGCAAGCCAAAGTCAAATGGACGTCCAGAAAGTTAATGATTTGAATCAATTTCTTGATCGATTAGATAAGCGCACCCATGACTTACGTTTGACGCGACAAATGACCATCCAACAAGCGCCTCAAATTCGTATGATTCAGAATACTAATCAAGCCTTGGCTGAGAAAATCCAAGTATCTGTCCATACCGCCATTCCCCTCTGGGAGAATCAAATTATGATTGCCCTTTCTCTCCTACGCCAAGAGAAAGCCGCAACCACCCAGAAGGCAGTTACCGATACAACCAATGATTTACTGCTGAAAAATTCTGAAATGCTCAAGCAAGGCAGCTTAGATGTTGCAAGAGAAGCCGAAAGAGGTATCATTGACATAGAAACCCTTAAACAAACCCAAAATAATCTACTTACAACACTCCAAGAAACGATGGACATTCAAGCAGAAGGCCGTGCTCAAAGACGCCAAGCTGAAATAGAATTGAGCCAAATGGAAGATGAACTACGTGATACCTTGCTTGAAATCGCCAACGAACAAAAGGCCCAACAAATGCGAGAAAGCGAATAA
- a CDS encoding 5'-methylthioadenosine/adenosylhomocysteine nucleosidase, which translates to MKIGIIGAMEEEIRVLKTRIHDVDIVRYQNIDHYVGRIGEHEVVLVESGIGKVNATISVTLLKEHFNVDAIINSGSAGAIDAGLKVGDIVIAHSLSYHDVDVTGFGYQLGQMAGMPEAYYSDTELMRTAQAACRQAGVEPILGLIVSGDQFIDSQEEIQRIQASFPKARACEMESTAIAQACHQLGLPFVIIRAISDQADGDAPMTFDEFILMVGKVTSDIVFRTIELA; encoded by the coding sequence ATGAAAATTGGCATTATTGGCGCGATGGAAGAGGAAATCCGGGTCTTAAAGACACGGATTCATGATGTGGACATTGTTCGCTACCAGAATATTGACCATTATGTTGGTCGTATTGGTGAGCATGAAGTTGTCTTAGTTGAATCTGGTATTGGGAAAGTCAATGCTACCATTAGCGTTACCTTATTGAAAGAACATTTCAATGTTGATGCAATTATTAATTCGGGGTCAGCTGGGGCAATTGATGCTGGTTTGAAGGTGGGGGACATTGTGATTGCTCACTCCTTATCCTATCATGACGTGGACGTTACAGGTTTTGGCTATCAATTGGGGCAAATGGCCGGTATGCCAGAAGCATATTATTCTGATACCGAATTGATGCGAACAGCTCAAGCAGCTTGCCGTCAAGCAGGTGTGGAGCCTATTCTTGGCTTAATTGTCAGTGGGGACCAGTTTATCGACAGCCAGGAGGAAATCCAGCGTATTCAAGCTTCGTTTCCTAAGGCACGGGCTTGTGAGATGGAGTCGACTGCAATCGCTCAAGCTTGTCATCAGCTGGGCTTACCATTTGTAATTATTCGAGCGATTTCTGACCAGGCGGATGGGGATGCCCCCATGACTTTTGATGAGTTTATTCTAATGGTCGGCAAAGTCACTAGTGATATCGTTTTCCGAACGATTGAGCTCGCTTGA
- a CDS encoding cation:proton antiporter, with protein MLLSVALILLGGIVLGALFRRSNLPELIGMMLAGIILGPYVLNWLDINILEISAELRSMALVIILTRAGLGLNISQLKSLGRPAVLMCFLPAFFEIAGITLFGPHLLRLSFLESALLGSVLAAVSPAVVVPRMVNLMEKGYGEAKGIPQLVLAGASVDDVVVMVLFSTFLAMMQGQGVSIISFVNVPFSILAGALMGMLLGLVLSKWVHGSTPQSVYAFLILLSLSFMLVATENSLNTSLTFSAYIAIIFLGVAIQRYAPDWSVELSQIYNNLWIPGQIFLFALLGSSVDINYLPQVGWQALLLIAVGLAFRMVGVLICLLQTNFTQKEKLFTMIAYTPKATVQAAIGGIPLSLGLASGETILAVAVLSIIVTAPLGAFAIDSTYSKLLEKPNH; from the coding sequence ATGTTATTAAGTGTTGCTTTAATATTGTTAGGTGGAATTGTGTTAGGCGCCTTATTTCGGCGAAGCAACCTACCAGAACTCATTGGTATGATGTTAGCCGGGATTATCTTAGGGCCCTATGTGTTAAATTGGTTGGATATAAACATTCTCGAGATTTCTGCAGAGCTTAGAAGTATGGCCTTAGTTATTATTCTTACCCGGGCAGGTTTAGGATTGAATATTTCTCAATTGAAGAGCCTGGGACGCCCTGCTGTATTGATGTGCTTTCTGCCTGCCTTCTTTGAAATTGCAGGAATTACGCTATTTGGTCCCCATTTATTACGCTTATCTTTCTTAGAGTCAGCCCTACTTGGCTCCGTCTTAGCAGCAGTCTCGCCTGCAGTGGTCGTACCTCGTATGGTCAATTTAATGGAGAAAGGCTACGGCGAAGCGAAGGGTATCCCCCAATTAGTCTTAGCTGGGGCTTCCGTTGACGATGTTGTGGTGATGGTCCTCTTCTCAACATTTCTGGCCATGATGCAAGGGCAAGGGGTTTCTATTATAAGTTTCGTCAACGTTCCCTTCTCCATTCTAGCCGGTGCTCTCATGGGTATGTTGCTAGGGCTAGTATTATCTAAGTGGGTCCATGGAAGCACCCCTCAAAGCGTGTATGCTTTCTTGATTCTTTTAAGCCTATCTTTTATGCTAGTCGCTACGGAAAATTCACTAAATACGTCACTAACTTTCTCAGCCTACATTGCGATTATATTTCTTGGCGTCGCCATCCAACGCTATGCCCCTGATTGGAGCGTTGAATTATCTCAAATTTATAATAACCTTTGGATACCCGGACAGATTTTCCTTTTTGCCCTTTTAGGCTCAAGTGTAGATATTAATTACCTACCTCAGGTTGGCTGGCAGGCCCTTCTTTTAATTGCTGTTGGTTTGGCCTTTAGAATGGTTGGCGTGCTGATTTGCCTGCTTCAAACGAATTTCACACAGAAAGAGAAACTATTTACCATGATTGCCTACACCCCTAAAGCAACCGTCCAAGCAGCTATTGGTGGCATTCCTTTGAGTTTAGGTCTTGCATCAGGAGAAACGATCTTGGCTGTCGCTGTTCTCTCAATCATTGTCACGGCTCCCCTTGGCGCCTTTGCGATTGATTCAACATATTCTAAACTTTTAGAAAAGCCTAATCACTAA
- a CDS encoding 5-bromo-4-chloroindolyl phosphate hydrolysis family protein has protein sequence MGLIIYGFLFILLACFLFRWHTLSRNIQPSYSLKSPLVFVPLTFMIMAIITRFILGSYIAIPAAGMLAFMLITFALMDRLTTWYISKIASSHTLISPQTLHKIGLILFSLSIALLFFSDLWVVLMEYDYIEYGLVNLIGSFFLYVPWLLIYAVVNGFHNLILNKKQTPFQQKATRTRPTTQLTQHYREQGMSDEEIAYFRKQMEDARTHIYALEDAFPQTAKLRTIEKRHNTIEVCQSYFKHIVERPQSISQAGDFLYKYLPNLHDLADKYNEISQHVAKNKQTYQILDRSAQVIEELCEEIHDDYIAFHKETYDNLEDEIRFAEKNLNKGDDFHV, from the coding sequence ATGGGACTTATTATTTATGGTTTCCTATTCATCTTACTTGCATGTTTTCTATTTAGATGGCATACCCTTTCCCGGAATATTCAGCCTAGCTATTCATTGAAATCCCCCCTTGTATTCGTGCCACTTACCTTCATGATTATGGCTATCATTACAAGATTTATTCTCGGTAGCTATATAGCCATACCTGCTGCTGGTATGCTAGCATTCATGTTAATCACCTTTGCTTTGATGGACCGGCTCACTACTTGGTATATTTCCAAGATAGCCTCAAGCCACACACTTATATCCCCTCAAACCTTACATAAGATAGGGCTTATTCTATTCAGTTTATCTATTGCCCTTCTCTTCTTTTCAGATTTATGGGTGGTCCTCATGGAGTACGATTACATAGAATACGGTTTGGTAAATTTAATCGGTAGTTTCTTCCTATACGTTCCTTGGCTCCTTATCTATGCTGTTGTTAACGGCTTCCATAATCTTATCCTTAACAAAAAACAAACGCCCTTCCAACAGAAGGCGACAAGGACTAGGCCAACGACTCAACTCACACAGCATTACCGTGAGCAAGGAATGAGTGACGAGGAAATTGCCTATTTCCGCAAGCAAATGGAAGATGCACGTACGCATATCTATGCCTTAGAAGACGCCTTCCCGCAAACTGCTAAATTGCGCACAATCGAAAAAAGGCATAATACTATTGAAGTTTGCCAAAGCTACTTCAAGCATATCGTAGAGCGCCCTCAAAGTATTTCGCAAGCGGGTGACTTTCTTTATAAATACTTACCTAATTTACATGATTTAGCGGATAAATATAATGAAATTAGCCAACATGTGGCCAAAAATAAACAGACTTACCAAATCCTTGATCGCAGCGCTCAAGTGATTGAAGAACTTTGCGAAGAAATACATGATGACTATATTGCCTTCCACAAAGAAACCTATGACAACTTGGAAGATGAAATCCGCTTTGCTGAGAAAAATCTAAATAAAGGAGACGATTTCCATGTATGA